The following coding sequences are from one Oryzias melastigma strain HK-1 linkage group LG20, ASM292280v2, whole genome shotgun sequence window:
- the pdss1 gene encoding decaprenyl-diphosphate synthase subunit 1, whose amino-acid sequence MAAPWWRHITRWKRGCWSSAVSETLWPVTGRSASSSGFVPGLVGGSSEPGNEVKPSSQIFSKSLLSDVSLIRPRPRLPVAALQPLCCRSTHSDAKLKDPFTLAQKDLTTLYDDIKKELFVSRTELKSLCDYYFDGRGKAIRPIIVVLMARALNVHSNRSGDLLPGQRAIAMITEMIHTASLVHDDVIDGSDARRGKQSLNQVWGEKKAILAGDFILSAASMALARIGNITVVKVLSQVIEDLVRGEFMQLGSKENENERFKHYLEKTFKKTASLIANSCKAVSILVNSDPEVQEIAYQYGKNVGIAFQLVDDVLDFTSGAEQLGKPSAADLKLGLATGPVLFACQQFPELHAMIMRRFSSKGDVDRAWQYVLKSDGVQQTTFLARRYCQEAIRQVSLLRPSPERDALIRLTELVLSRDK is encoded by the exons ATGGCTGCCCCTTGGTGGAGGCACATCACCAGGTGGAAGAGAGGCTGCTGGAGCTCAGCGGTGTCAGAAACGTTATGGCCGGTGACCGGCAGGTCCGCGTCCTCCTCCGGGTTCGTCCCCGGCTTGGTCGGCGGAAGCTCGGAGCCTGGGAACGAG GTGAAACCATCATCTCAGATCTTCTCCAAATCTCTACTCTCAGATGTTTCTCTGATCAG accGCGGCCCCGGCTGCCGGTCGCTGCTCTTCAGCCTCTCTGCTGCCGATCGACGCACAGCGACGCCAAACTGAAAGACCCTTTCACGTTGGCGCAGAAAGACTTGACGACGTTATACGACGATATCAAGAAG GAGCTCTTCGTTTCCAGGACGGAGCTGAAGTCTCTGTGCGACTACTACTTCGACGGCCGAGGGAAGGCCATCCGGCCGATCATCGTGGTGCTGATGGCTCGAGCGCTCAACGTCCACAGCAACCGATCCGG GGATCTGCTTCCGGGACAAAGAGCCATCGCCATGATCACCGAGATGATCCACACCGCCAGCCTGGTGCACGACGACGTCATCGACGGGTCGGACGCACGGCGAGGGAAGCAGTCGCTCAACCAAGTGTGGGGCGAAAAGAAG GCCATCTTAGCCGGAGACTTCATCCTGTCCGCGGCCTCCATGGCGTTGGCTCGCATCGGCAACATCACGGTGGTGAAGGTGCTCTCTCAGGTCATCGAGGACCTGGTGCGAG GTGAGTTCATGCAGCTCGGCTCCAAGGAGAACGAGAACGAGCGGTTCAAGCACTACCTGGAGAAGACCTTCAAGAAGACGGCCAGCCTGATCGCAAACAGCTGTAAAGCA GTGTCCATCCTGGTGAACTCTGACCCCGAAGTCCAGGAGATCGCGTACCAGTACGGGAAGAACGTCGGCATCGCCTTTCAG CTCGTGGACGACGTTCTGGACTTCACGTCGGGAGCCGAGCAGCTGGGGAAGCCGTCGGCCGCTGATCTGAAGCTGGGTTTGGCTACCGGACCGGTTCTGTTTGCCTGTCAACAG TTTCCGGAGCTTCACGCGATGATCATGAGACGCTTCAGCTCCAAAGGAGACGTGGACCGGGCCTGGCAGTACGTCCTGAAG AGCGACGGCGTCCAGCAAACCACCTTCTTGGCGCGGCGCTACTGCCAGGAGGCCATCAGACAGGTCAGCCTGCTGCGGCCGTCCCCGGAGAGAGACGCCCTCATCCGCCTCACCGAGCTGGTGCTCAGCAGAGACAAGTGA